One segment of Actinomyces sp. 432 DNA contains the following:
- a CDS encoding response regulator transcription factor — MTSDSPPALPAPKLVALVVDDEPQMLYVVSFALETQGFECVTAPDAETAWELASSRDIDLVVLDVMLPGGSGVDLCRRLRGTGNPVPIILLTAMRDEPDRIAGLEAGADDYVTKPFSPRELALRARAVTRRSGSGPDAITNGPLRVSTATGRVSWSGRSIPLPDTEARLLAAMARRRDAVVTWQELLNDVWGTSDDSGGREMVRTTVYRLRRHLQAHGVPADVVVAVRGRGYRMPPLDRD, encoded by the coding sequence ATGACGAGTGACTCGCCTCCCGCCCTGCCAGCCCCAAAGCTGGTTGCGCTCGTAGTCGACGACGAGCCGCAGATGCTCTACGTGGTCTCCTTCGCGCTGGAGACGCAGGGCTTCGAGTGCGTGACGGCGCCCGATGCCGAGACCGCCTGGGAGCTGGCCTCAAGCCGCGATATCGACCTGGTAGTACTGGACGTGATGCTGCCGGGTGGCTCCGGCGTCGACCTGTGCCGGCGACTGCGCGGCACCGGCAACCCGGTGCCGATCATCCTGCTGACGGCCATGCGTGACGAGCCCGACCGGATCGCCGGCCTGGAGGCGGGTGCTGACGACTACGTCACCAAGCCCTTCTCTCCCCGCGAGCTGGCGCTGCGGGCCCGGGCGGTCACGCGCCGCTCCGGCTCAGGCCCGGACGCGATCACCAATGGACCCCTGCGCGTATCGACGGCGACCGGCCGGGTCTCCTGGTCCGGGCGCAGCATCCCCCTGCCGGACACCGAGGCCCGCCTGCTGGCCGCCATGGCCAGGCGGCGCGACGCCGTCGTCACCTGGCAGGAGCTGCTCAACGACGTGTGGGGCACCAGCGACGACTCCGGGGGCCGGGAGATGGTGCGCACCACCGTGTACCGGCTGCGCCGACACCTTCAGGCGCATGGCGTGCCCGCAGACGTCGTCGTGGCGGTGCGCGGACGCGGCTACCGCATGCCTCCGCTGGACCGGGACTGA
- a CDS encoding sensor histidine kinase, protein MRTFLNVAIGWVLVTAVVVSTVLAVRWRRALTLARRDNARLREEAQRRSTPRDVLAHEIRTPLALISASAELLDEETPGDLNEVQRRFVTTILDNARDASQMAEDFLTEARLDHEVRTLRRERVELRALVRELIQEMRRTAHTPIRLEDHGRPVRVEADRGLLRQAVANAVTNALRHCDGAPVTVRISADTDDALITVMDDGVGMNRQERRRAFTPYATSNPLTAPSSRGAGLGMMVTQRIMEAHGGRVLIDTIAARGTTVYLTLPLRPDAMQAGAPQPDAAPRNGAAANGAPV, encoded by the coding sequence ATGCGCACCTTCCTCAACGTGGCCATCGGCTGGGTCCTGGTCACGGCCGTAGTGGTATCCACGGTGCTCGCCGTGCGTTGGCGCCGGGCGCTGACGCTTGCCCGCCGGGACAATGCCCGTCTACGGGAGGAGGCCCAGCGGCGCAGCACCCCGCGCGACGTCCTCGCCCACGAGATTCGTACGCCCCTGGCCCTGATCAGCGCCTCCGCCGAGCTGCTGGACGAGGAGACCCCCGGCGACCTCAACGAGGTGCAGCGCCGCTTCGTGACCACGATCCTCGACAACGCCCGCGACGCCTCCCAGATGGCCGAGGACTTCCTCACCGAGGCGCGCCTGGACCACGAGGTCCGCACCCTGCGCCGCGAGCGCGTCGAGCTGCGCGCCCTCGTGCGCGAGCTCATCCAGGAGATGCGCCGCACCGCGCACACCCCGATCCGCCTGGAGGACCACGGACGGCCGGTCCGGGTGGAGGCCGACCGCGGACTGCTGCGCCAGGCGGTCGCCAACGCGGTAACCAACGCGCTGCGGCACTGCGACGGCGCGCCGGTGACCGTACGCATCAGCGCCGACACCGACGACGCCCTCATCACAGTCATGGACGACGGCGTCGGCATGAACCGCCAGGAGCGGCGGCGCGCCTTCACCCCCTACGCGACCTCCAACCCCCTGACGGCGCCGTCGAGCCGCGGCGCAGGCCTGGGCATGATGGTGACGCAGCGGATCATGGAGGCGCACGGCGGCCGCGTGCTCATAGATACGATCGCCGCCCGGGGCACGACCGTCTACCTGACGCTGCCGTTGCGCCCGGACGCGATGCAGGCCGGCGCGCCTCAGCCGGATGCGGCCCCCAGGAATGGAGCAGCAGCGAATGGAGCACCAGTGTGA